One region of Gopherus evgoodei ecotype Sinaloan lineage chromosome 23, rGopEvg1_v1.p, whole genome shotgun sequence genomic DNA includes:
- the LOC115639077 gene encoding myosin light chain kinase, smooth muscle-like, protein MSQGEDGRNKEAFEYHDVTINTVEKASDLYTQLEKLGAGKFGMVYKLQEKATGKIQAGKYFRTRTPQEREAACREVELMNLLHHPRLVQCLAAFQSQAELVMVMEYVAGGELFERIVDDDFEHTEPNSIQYMRQILEGIQYVHRQSIVHLDLKPENIVCVSTSSHWIKIIDFGLARRLDPNSPVKVMHGTAEFMAPEVIAFEPVGFTTDMWSIGVICYILLSGDSPFQGNSDMETLHNITAAQWEFDEETFSEISQEAKDFISQLLQKDSRCRLPSDQALAHPWLRKAEQSDTKVLSKERMRRFLARQKWQKTGNAVVALRRMSRLAHKLDDPMTTPSAREKGELGHSQEEDQSFTFLPQQIDQGRSLEPLKDQVAVEGSSTCLQWHIEGFPHPEVTWLWNDAPVQECPQLPIDCEENGSCSLAIARLSVEDTGHCVCSAGGEVEYSARLMVQRGSNTQTLNAEEGPETDQQ, encoded by the exons ATGTCCCAAGGAGAAG atGGGAGAAACAAGGAGGCTTTTGAATACCATGACGTTACAATAAACACCGTGGAGAAGGCTTCGGACCTGTACACCCAGCTCGAGAAACTTGGGGC TGGGAAGTTTGGGATGGTTTACAAGCTGCAGGAGAAGGCCACTGGGAAGATCCAGGCAGGGAAATACTTCCGGACGCGGACACCCCAGGAACGGGAGGCAGCCTGCAGGGAGGTGGAGCTGATGAACCTGCTGCATCACCCCAGGCTGGTGCAGTGCCTTGCGGCCTTCCAGAGCCAGGCGGAGCTGGTGATGGTGATGGAATA CGTCGCGGGCGGGGAGCTCTTTGAGAGGATTGTGGATGACGACTTCGAGCACACGGAGCCCAACAGCATTCAGTACATGAGGCAGATCCTGGAGGGGATCCAGTACGTTCATCGCCAGAGCATCGTCCACCTGGACCTCAAACCCGAGAACATCGTCTGCGTCAGCACGAGCAGCCACTGGATCAAAATCATCGACTTCGGTCTGGCACGGAGACTGG ATCCAAACAGCCCCGTGAAGGTGATGCACGGCACCGCGGAGTTCATGGCCCCGGAAGTGATCGCCTTTGAGCCGGTGGGATTCACCACAGACATGTGGAGCATCGGCGTGATCTGCTACATCCT GCTGAGCGGGGACTCTCCCTTCCAGGGGAACAGTGACATGGAGACGCTGCACAACATCACGGCTGCCCAGTGGGAGTTTGACGAGGAGACCTTCTCAGAGATCTCTCAGGAGGCCAAGGACTTCATCAGCCAGCTACTGCAGAAAGACAGCCG CTGCCGGCTGCCCAGTGACCAGGCCCTGGCGCACCCCTGGCTGCGGAAGGCTGAGCAGAGTGACACAAAAGTTCTGTCCAAGGAGAGGATGAGGAGATTCCTGGCCCGCCAGAAATGGCAG AAAACAGGCAACGCCGTGGTGGCCCTGCGGAGAATGTCCCGGCTGGCCCACAAGCTGGATGACCCCATGACCACCCCCAGTGCCCGGGAGAAGGGAG AGCTGGGCCACAGCCAGGAAGAGGATCAGAGCTTCACCTTCCTGCCTCAGCAGATCGACCAGGGTCGCAGCTTGGAGCCACTGAAGGACCAAGTGGCAGTGGAAGGCAGCAGTACCTGCCTCCAGTGGCACATTGAAG GTTTTCCCCACCCGGAGGTGACGTGGCTCTGGAACGATGCCCCTGTCCAGGAATGTCCTCAGCTTCCCATCGACTGCGAGGAGAATGGAAGCTGCTCCCTTGCCATCGCGAGGCTCTCGGTGGAGGACACGGGGCACTGCGTGTGCAGTGCGGGAGGGGAGGTGGAATACAGTGCCAGGCTGATGGTACAGAGAGGTAGCAACACGCAGACGCTAAACGCAGAAGAGGGCCCTGAAACTGACCAGCAGTGA